One Robbsia sp. KACC 23696 DNA segment encodes these proteins:
- a CDS encoding RodZ domain-containing protein gives MDMNRDDGIVPSTGAVGARDAAPASTANGSAAANAAAAVGERLAAARVAKGRSIDEMASRLKVAASKVEALERGNLGALHDAAFSVGLTRSYAKVLGIDPGPLADALRGVQTPTSDLSSLPQSSARPPSMRRANVPLSWSTRRSDRRSWIWGGLAAFVVLVLLVVWRAGNEPNGWLQKVRGDAKSDLAMANPNAASQPDVGGVAQASGAVVSSLPPVSGATSGDASSGSDNGATGAGATANVTSALAAPSNALAAAASETGSAAAATLAAVSAPSATAPAAVGKTASATTAPLPAGAVPLTLSASHDSWVSVSQADGHTVFSGIVRAGQTQQTAGVRPFRLVIGNIGGISAITQDGQTVDLSPYAKAGHNVARLTLR, from the coding sequence ATGGATATGAACAGAGACGATGGCATCGTGCCAAGCACCGGCGCCGTTGGCGCCCGCGATGCGGCACCCGCGAGCACAGCAAACGGTAGCGCGGCGGCGAATGCCGCTGCAGCCGTTGGCGAGCGACTCGCCGCTGCCCGCGTCGCCAAGGGTCGATCCATCGACGAAATGGCATCCCGATTGAAGGTGGCGGCGTCCAAGGTCGAAGCGCTGGAGCGCGGCAATCTGGGCGCGCTCCATGATGCGGCGTTTTCCGTGGGTTTGACCCGAAGCTATGCCAAGGTGCTGGGTATCGACCCGGGCCCGCTGGCGGACGCGTTGCGCGGCGTGCAGACGCCGACCAGCGATTTATCGTCGCTGCCGCAATCGTCGGCGCGGCCACCCAGCATGCGCCGGGCCAATGTGCCGCTGAGCTGGAGCACGCGCCGCTCCGATCGCCGCTCCTGGATCTGGGGCGGCCTCGCGGCATTCGTCGTGTTGGTGTTGCTGGTTGTCTGGCGCGCCGGCAACGAGCCGAATGGCTGGTTGCAGAAGGTCCGTGGCGATGCCAAGTCGGATCTGGCGATGGCCAATCCGAATGCCGCGAGCCAGCCGGATGTCGGCGGTGTGGCGCAGGCATCCGGTGCGGTCGTGTCGTCGCTGCCGCCGGTGAGTGGCGCGACGTCGGGCGATGCGTCTTCCGGATCGGATAACGGGGCCACCGGAGCCGGCGCGACGGCGAACGTCACCTCCGCTTTGGCTGCGCCGTCGAATGCATTGGCTGCGGCAGCGTCCGAGACCGGCTCTGCCGCGGCGGCGACGCTGGCCGCCGTGTCGGCACCGAGCGCTACCGCACCGGCGGCGGTCGGCAAGACGGCATCGGCCACGACCGCGCCGCTGCCCGCAGGGGCGGTGCCGTTGACCTTGAGCGCGTCGCATGACAGCTGGGTCAGTGTGTCGCAGGCGGACGGTCACACGGTGTTTTCGGGCATTGTGCGTGCCGGGCAGACGCAACAGACGGCCGGTGTCCGTCCTTTCCGTCTGGTGATCGGCAATATTGGCGGGATCAGCGCGATAACGCAGGACGGTCAGACGGTGGACCTGTCCCCTTACGCGAAAGCAGGGCATAACGTTGCGCGGCTGACGCTGCGATAA